A stretch of DNA from Pseudobacteriovorax antillogorgiicola:
TTTTCTTTTCAATTTGCTTTTGAAGCTCGTTATTGAGATCTTCTTTAGGATCGAGAAAAATGTCAATCCTGCCTCGCTTCAGCATCTGAAACGCCTGGCTTCGGTTTTTAAGCTGTTTAATGGTAAAATCCTTAATTTCTAAGTAAGCATCATACTCATAGCCTCGTATCCAAGCTACAACCTTATTCGATAAGCTTGGTTGCCCCTGCCAATTCTTAAAATCTCCGCTGCGAAAGAGGGCGAGAACCTTGTCGTGGTCAAAATGCAGTTTTGGAAAGATCGCTTGATCGAATTCGTCTTTGTAGGCACCTATTAAGCCATCCACTTTTTTGTGTTGGACCAGATGCTGGCCGCGAGCGTAGGGTTGAATTTTTTTTTCTATCTGGAACCCTGCATCTAAAAAAATCTTCTCAAAAACTTCCCAATAAAGACCTTTTCCATCTGTTTGCGTGATGTCTTCCAGATCCTCACCAACCAAGCTGATGGGCCCCTGCTCTTTAGCGTAAACGTTTTTCTGAGGGGTTGAAAGAATGCAAAAAATTGCAATAATGATGGCAGCTTGCATAAGTTTCCCTCCGGGCTTGAATTTGGATTGCGACAACCGATAACAGGTATAGACATAGTACCCTGAGTAAAGCCAAAAGATGAAACAATTTAGCAACTATCGCTTAGGCAAACGCCTCTTGATCTGGATCCTGGCTGTGAGTTCGGTAACGACAACGGCTTTTACTGCAATTGCTTTTTGG
This window harbors:
- a CDS encoding substrate-binding periplasmic protein yields the protein MQAAIIIAIFCILSTPQKNVYAKEQGPISLVGEDLEDITQTDGKGLYWEVFEKIFLDAGFQIEKKIQPYARGQHLVQHKKVDGLIGAYKDEFDQAIFPKLHFDHDKVLALFRSGDFKNWQGQPSLSNKVVAWIRGYEYDAYLEIKDFTIKQLKNRSQAFQMLKRGRIDIFLDPKEDLNNELQKQIEKKMVKKDEFKTQLAITLNLYIAFQDTERGKNLASVYDQQIAKFVKNGKLKPLFEKWGVEYPH